Part of the uncultured Desulfobacter sp. genome, GCAGCCCCAGCTGTTACCAGATTCGTCGGCGCGGGCGGCTATGAAGATGCTCTTCGTACAAGCAATGAGATGACTGAAATATACATTGGTCACAACCCGAACTTTATTGTTCCAACATGGAACTTCCAAGGTATTTGTCTTGGCATTGATGCATGCCTGGTTGTTGAAAAACAGATTACTCCGGTTATCAACACAGGTATTGCCCATAAGATTGCCGGCTATGGTCAAATCGGAGCCGGCACTGTCCATCCCCCTGTTGAGTGCTTCCAAAAAGCCGTTGCGGCCTACGCAAAGAAGCTTGGCCGCAAGGCTTAATTATTGATTTTATAGATAAAGTTAGAGTAATTTCAACACCTTTTTTAAGGCGGGGGAAGCATAAACAATTAATTGATGAAGGGGACATTAATTTGGACACTAAAAAAAAAGTTGTTATTGCCCTTGGAGGAAACGCGCTTGGAAACAGTCACAAGGAACAGCAGATAGCAGTAGCCAATACCTCAAAGGCTATTGTGGATCTTGTTGAGCAGGATATACAGGTCATACTTACACACGGAAACGGTACCCAGGTAGGAATGATCCAAACAGCGATGGATGAGCTTGAAAGGCACCATGATATTTACGGCCAGACTCCGCTGCCCTCAAGCGTGGCCATGAGCCAGGGATATATCGGCATTGATCTTCAAAATGCCATAAAGTATGAGCTGGAATACCGCAATATCGACATGAAGGTTTCGACCATTTTATCACAGATTGAAGTTGATGCTGATGATGAAGCATTCAAAAATCTGAGAAAGCCGATCGGACAGTTTCTCACAAAAGAGGAAGCCGATAAATATGAACGCAATGGCATCCAGTGCATGGAGGACGCAGGCCGCGGATATCGTATGGTTGTGGCATCTCCCATGCCCAAGCGCATTCGAGAGCTTGAAACAATTAAAACACTTGTCAAGGCAGACCATATCGTAATCACTTGCGGCGGTGGAGGTATCCCTGTCATTAAAAAGGATGGAAAGCTTGTTGGCGTAAATGCAGTTATCGATAAGGATAATGCTTCGTCACTGCTTGCCGCCAATTTGGATGCGGATTTCCTTGTTATTCTGACCGCGGTTGAAAAGGTTGCCATCAACTTTGGCAAGGAAAATCAGGAGTGGCTTTCCGATATTAATTGTGAGCAGGCAAAAAAGTATATTGCACAGGGTCAGTTTGCACCCGGCT contains:
- the arcC gene encoding carbamate kinase is translated as MLPKSRCGLRKEAWPQGLIIDFIDKVRVISTPFLRRGKHKQLIDEGDINLDTKKKVVIALGGNALGNSHKEQQIAVANTSKAIVDLVEQDIQVILTHGNGTQVGMIQTAMDELERHHDIYGQTPLPSSVAMSQGYIGIDLQNAIKYELEYRNIDMKVSTILSQIEVDADDEAFKNLRKPIGQFLTKEEADKYERNGIQCMEDAGRGYRMVVASPMPKRIRELETIKTLVKADHIVITCGGGGIPVIKKDGKLVGVNAVIDKDNASSLLAANLDADFLVILTAVEKVAINFGKENQEWLSDINCEQAKKYIAQGQFAPGSMLPKVEAAMRFVESGENKNALITLLEKASDGIAGKTGTVIHK